A segment of the Crassostrea angulata isolate pt1a10 chromosome 10, ASM2561291v2, whole genome shotgun sequence genome:
atttttgtattgctTTATATTTTAGGTTTAAACAAGTACATAAGACTAAAATATTGTTGTCtttctgtttgttttgtttcgttttttttGTAGTTGTGTTAAAGAACTGTTATTCATTTTGAACTTTAAatcataatatttacattttcctgtgtctttgcctgtgataacattacatattgattttgtactatataattcataaagccaaattgaggcgccagcggggtttgcttatttatatttaaatatctaatcGTAAGAtggtttaaaataatataaatataagtaattaggaatcattctttgaatattatgaggtgataatttcggtcggggcgtgattatatctatcataaagccctttgggctttatttgatttgacgccccgaccaaaattatcacctcataatattcaaagaatgattccttatttaatttcatggataaacttaacaacgaaatccacgaaaactgGTACTCAAGGAATATTGAACCACAGTACCTGGTCAATTTCACCAATTTCTGTCTACAGGTAAAGTACTTACCCTCCTCTGTGAGTTCTCGTGTGTTGATAGTCTCCCATTTCTCACACATGACATTGAATTTGTCTGTCTCTGATATCACTAGGTTTCTAAAGTATTTCACATCATGCTCTTCATCAAGTTGTTCTCCTTCAAAAAAATAAGTACCCCTACATTTAACAGTCACCCAAAATTACCGGTACACACAGAAAATGAGAGATAAGAAAAAGTAAGGGGCACGAATTAGAAGTGTTGTTCCAATTCTACAACAATATACATGACCAGTTGAATAAGTTTTAGTACTGTAACCTTATACTGCTTTTCAATGTACAAGGCATATGCTGaagattttttttgaaattctttagaATTCTATTTCAATCTGGATGAAAACCCcctcattaattttaaaatcttgctacaCTTGTAATTTTCTGACAGTTTAAAACAAGataaaataatagattttatACTATCgtaatttgtttcaaattgGCAGAATTCAGTACTTGCACAAAATAAGGCATTTACAGTATGGACCATTAAAACATgcaatatgtatatatgtgtattaggcctaaaaaaaaaagttgtgtgtttagggtaaccctacctaacctacaaaaatgccccgatcctaccatttttagacgTCTGTTTTTATCAGATTGTGATCTTTacattatttctattaaaaacccatttttaaatataacacaAACAAACACCCTTAGGATtcatgcataaaaaaatatgataaaataaaaaaaaatccctacctacctaacctaattttttcatcagtgccctaaacacacaatttttttttataggccttACCAGAACTAGTACTGGCAGGGCACTGGTCTTGTGTTTGTGCTGTGTCTACTTGTTCAACAGCCTGGTCTGATGAATTGACTTCCATTGGTTCAACTGCTGCTTTATCAGGACATAAATCAGCTTCCTCTGCTGACAGATTGGCCATTATCACCTTGGAGATGTCAAGGTCGCTCTGGATATCCTCCTTAGGGGGTAGATTGAGGTCATCTAGGTCCAATTCCAAATCCAGCGCTGGAAGTCTTGCTGTTGAATATCATATTACAATGCTCATAAGAATagcaatcatttttttaaacaatcatttataAGCCTTGCTGTTaataaatatcacaaaaatatcttatttttaaaatataagcaaTGTTATTCTTATGTAAAGGTATCAAGAGATCAGGCTTCAAGCCTTCacattagtacatgtaataaacatGCACTGTTATCAAGTCAGCAATAGAGTGTACTTACACACAGGAGATTTTTGTTTCGGAGTTCGCCGAGACATTTCCACCATAGGACTGCTCTTAAGAATTTCTACCCTGAAAGAGTACAATGAACTTTATCTTTTTTTGCTTGTACTGCTCAACTGTAATAACATGAAACAAAAGACTGATGTCACTATGCCCATTACCGGTAATTGTTAAACTCTGCTGTACTAAAAAACAGTAATTTTTACCATTCTTCCGGACTCTTGGCTATGTGCAGAGTGTGCCTCCTCTGCTTTGGCTTTGAACGCTTTGCAGACAAGCTTTCTGATGGCAACTTGAATCCATCAACCACTGCCACTGACCTACGAGTTGGCCGGGATGGCTTCGCATTCTCTTTATCACCAGAAGCGAAGCTCTCTGGAATTTCGGCAAAATCTGGTCGAAGCCTGATGGATCTTCGGGACTTTCTCTTTGGCGTGCTGGAGGGTTCCTCTTCAAATACTTCCAGGTTTTCCTCCATTTCCTCCACTTCAGCTGCCAGTTCCTTAGTATCATCAGACATCTTAGGTACAGGGTTTAATGACCTCCTGGTCGTTTTTCTGTTCTTAGCAGGACGATTGTTCAATGCTTCTGTATTTTCAACACTAGGGCTTGGAACCTTCTTGATGTTTTCAAGTCCATCTTTTGTGCCTATGGAGGTCCTGGCTTTTAGAGTTGAACCTGGGGAATGTTTCTCAGTCACTTCAACTGTCAGGCTGTGGTTACTAAGCTTCACACTCCTGTTGGAATCCATCTCATCATCTGCTGGATCATGTGGTTCATTGGGACCAAcagatttttcttcttcttcaacTGTATTCTCTTTGTTATCTGTTTCCATaatattttctgtattttcAGGAGATTTTGGCTGCTGCTCGGGTGAAGTTATCAGATCTACCTGGACATTACCTCTCGTATTTATGCTAACTGACCTCCGTGATTTTCTTCGTTTCTCTGTACCCCTGTCTTCCTGACTGCGGGATCTTTTGCGTGACCTAGAGCGAGACGGTAGTTCTCTGCTAGAGGACCGTTTCCTAGCTCCCTCCTCGACACTGGCAGTTGATCCACTCCTCAAGGATTTTCTGGAGCGTGAGGGAGTTTTGCTTGAAGTCTGTTTGCTTGGAGATGAGGAGCTCATTCTTTGGTTGCTAGATTTTCTTGCTCCAGATCTCGATTCATTTTTAGAAATATCCATGATAGACAAAGAGTCATTTCTTGATGAGATAGATTTGGTTTGAGAGCGTGTTTGTCTCCTGGTTTTGGTCATCTCAATTGATGTTTCTGCTCTACTTTCATCATTTTTCTTGTCCTGTGATTTTTTAcctttgatttcaaaattttttattattagattAATTAACGATATATAGATTTGGATGCTCAgaatttagataaaaaaaatcaaacagtaCATTGAACAGTGTGGAAAACTAGTATGCAAAACAGCATATACCATTCCATTATTTACCAGTACATACACATAGTAATCTGTGGGAGTAGTTAATATCAAAAGTTTAACAAAGATATATTACAAAACAACTGTGATATTTACAGAATGAAAGCACCAATAATACCCATCAAAGACCTTCAGATGTGTAGATGAAACACCATACCATTTTCACGCTTTTTCATAGAATAAATACTTTGGGCTTATTATAAAATGTGAGGCGATTCAATTTTCTTGGATTTCATAGGTACCCCTTATCCATGACTAGACAAACAGAACAATTAAGAACCACAGACCTTGTAATGTAATGCCATGTATGTACAGgtaaatttaaagaataaaattctcaataaactttttaaaaattgacaatCCGCAAAAATGGATCCCAATGAAATTCAATGATTCCGCTGTAATTTTGTAACAGAATGTATCACATCATGATACGTATCTACAGTACCAGTACATGTTCTACAGTACACATACCTGTCTTCTCTTCATCTGATGAAGTCATCTTGCTACCTGCTCTTTCTTTCTTTGGAGTTGAACATCTAAAAATATAGAAACCTACCATGAATTATTTGTTTCACCTAAATTCTCCATTAAGTTACAGATATAAAATGTTAAAGGAAAACAGCCTACTGCTCCAATTTCTAtgaaatacaaacatttattcattaattgTGTAACATTTATTCCTAAATTGGATATATTATTTATTGCTtttcatacaaataaatatcatcttaatgattaaaaaaaaaaataattatttacattttactcTAAATAACCTCTTTTAAATACTGGTATGTACAGGTTGCTGCtaaattgaaatcaataaattatTACAATGGTATGCTGAGTAAAGGAAACTTAAcgatattttttgatttatgcaaaatgaaaatccagatgaagaaaatatcaaaatgcgAATAAAAAACTTGCAGCAAAAATAAGGAAATCaactgttatatacatgtaccttccgGCATCAGTAGCAACAAATGCAGCAGTTTCATCCGGGTTGTTGGAGAAGAGAAAGTTTTCACAGCTGGCCGGACTCAGTGGCTTAAACACAAAGGAAGCCAGGTTGTTTGGAGCAGTAAAGGCAAACTCGTCAGGAGCAAACGACATTCCTCTGGCGGTAGACACTTTCCTCAAGTCCACCGTTGAGGCTTTCCCTTTTTTGGATGCACTCTTCTTGCATGAGCCTGCCTTGTCTTTCAGCTGTTTTCCGCCATTCTGTACAgctagatttatttttaaagataaaatataaaattgtatcataatgattgctataaaaaaaattttttattctTCTGAAAATGCATAGGgctcttttttctttttgagaaaaaattaaaatgtgtaagAAGTggcaaataagaaaaaaaaaacaacaatcagGAACTGTCCTTTCTTAACTTCAGTTAAAATATGACaatcattaatttatgtatCTAAATGAATTTTTAGTGGTGACATTGGGCATGTTAAGAAATCAATGTCTGTTTCTGTAGTTTAGACAATAGATGAAAGAAATTCAAGATAGTGATAACATAAGAGATAAGAAAGTCATTGCAGGTAACTCTCTTTGACAAAGTTTAATGGGACTTAAAACCTGAGGTGATTAATAAGTATGAATTCATGTGCACAGACTAATTTTTCCAGTTTATATCTGTTAGTATCCAGTACACTAAAAGATCAGAGGCACATTCAACAGAGTGACAGGGGAGTGCTCACCCAAATTCCCTATACCTACAATGCAAATTTTGCCAAGCGCTTGCTCTGCTGAACATACCTCTGTTGTAAACAATCATTCCAGGTCAATAACATGATTAGTACTTTTTTTCGTCATTTTAATATGGAAATTTAGAAATACAATATTGCAACAGCTACTTTCATTTTGGATTTTCCTCCCCCTTTCAAGAGGTACAAGGTAACTTTAATATGGGGTATCataatgcatcaaattttcagactggaatttctaaatgaaaacatgactGGGAAAAGGAGAGCAAAAATTCAGGAAATACAACTGATTTCTTAAATTAGCAATTGGTCCTGTCATTTAGACTATGAACCAAGTAAAGAAAACCCATGACATAGAAATTACAGTGAATTACCTGATCTAGAATTTGTGGACCGAGTTACTCTTTCTGTTACTGGTTTACCAATTGACtagaaaagataagaaaaaataataagttgacaggtatatatatacaacatgtacaaaattattaacatcatttataaattaatcaTTTCCCCCTTCAAAAAATAGAGGTTTTCTATCATCAAAGAAATTTTGCATCAGAAATTGCCACTTTCTCCCCAGTTTCAAATTAACTAAACACCAATATATTccaagttgttgtttttttttggtaatatgTTAACCCCCAATTTGCTCATATATCAACCTATAGTTCCCATTTGTTCACATAGATTTTCGATACAAAGTATTTAATTGAATACAACATACAATTATATTTCAATGTGCTATATACATACCTTCTTTGCACTTGATTCTTTCTGCATAATAGAGCTGCTTTGTTTTTTGGAGACAGTTGCAGATTTGTTTGCTCTTGTTTCCTTATTTTGAGGTTTTGGTTGGAGTGGCATAGTGTTTGATTTTGACTAAATTTAAAATCCAAAGCAAAATTGTTAAATCATAATGAAATGATAAGTGATTTAGCATAAAATAACttgaaattatcattaaaaagtCATCAAAGTACTggtcaataaatattttatcaacatAGATATTTCATCTGATTAAAGGTAACCTTAAAAATCATCTCACCTTGCTGGGATCTGCAACTTCTCTTTTAACTGCTGATGGATTGATATTTTCTGTGGGTACTGcatgttttataataaaaggttttttctttgctttttctTGTGCatccattttctttttcaatgccttttcttccCTCCATCTCTTTAATTTCTCTCTCATATCATTTGGTTTGCCAcctatattgttatttttttaattagtaaaagaaaatgaaaaaaataggaGATCTTAGTGTACAAAACAGTTAATTATGTTAAGATTAACTGACTATCCATTCATCATAAACTGAACATTTATAACACGTCGTGTCCACATAAATATGGTGTCATAAAACACGGTATGTAAATTTCATGACAATTCTTTTCGCATTGGAGAAATGGAAAAAGATAATTCTCGTTGTTGATGACGTTGAAGAATCGGTCTCACCTTTGTTTGGTTTTGTTGGTGTCTTGTCTTTGTACATAGAACATAGGTGCTGGTTTTCTTTGATCTCCTGCAGTGGGGACAAATTCTTTAGGTTTCTTCTCTTATCAACTTCTTCTCCCCTGAGACTCTTCCACTCGATGGAACGCCTATGAAGACGGGCATCTTTTTTCTTAAGAGATGATCcagattttaatttgtatgcTGCTGAAAATTCCGACGACTTGCCCGTCTTCTCCATCATAAACTTTGAATTTGGCGCACGACCAGTAAATTTTAAACGCCTATTGGCCCAAATTTACAGCGCCACCTATATTGACTTTAGATTTTGCTGACTACGTGCCCGATGTTAAAAAGTTATTACTGAAGACACGTTTATATTTTGTGACAACTGGTCGAAATTATTCTATGGGTGTTATGTGGATTTTGCACATGAAGTTTGTTcgattaataaatattttaacgaCTGCCATCATCTGTTGTGATTCGAATATGAAAATTCACGTATAAGAAGATCTCACTCAGGACTTcgaaattcaatttaattgaaacagACCAAGTTAAAACGTTCATTTACGATATGCTATGTATGCATATCATAAAagggtggggtttttttaaagtctaatttaaaaaatgtatgatttttttctaccGAAAGAattcgaaataaaattttaataagtaTATATAGTAAGTAAAAGAAACATTGAAATATGatggggaaaaaaaatcaaaaacaccAAATACCAGAATGTGCATAGAGCTATTCTTCAATTATACTTATAAAAATGAGACgagagatttaattttttgtccCTAAAATTCCCTTATAACATTATGAACCACTAAAGAAAGCAAAATCTAGGTTTATAAACGTCAAATGTATACGTAATTTAACATTGACTACTTTGATATACGTTAGTAAGTAAATATTCTATATATGTTTACAGATTAATGATTACAAAACTCCTTTAACAAAAAACgtatataatatcatacaacAGACCCAATGGACCTATCATTATGTCactttatataatttaataaaaaaaattgcatgttttaGAAGTAAGATAGTTTCGTCAAGTGTTTTGATTCATAGATAAAATCTCGATCGCAATTTGGCGAGGGTTGTTATATATTAGTTTAATGAATAAGGTCCTATAATCAATAACATTTtgactttaaaaataagatcagcttagtatttttatttatataaatattgaccCTTGTGTATAAACCAAATGCGTACATACCGCAGAACTTTACTAATATCCTATGGTTGAGCATAAGCTTGAGCAATATTAAATTTtcgtgtacatgtaatattatacGAAAGTGATCAATAAATTACAACTAAAAGGCCCGTTAGCTTCACTTATAAGTAAcagtttttaattcttttttcttaaaaaaaatgataagtaTCATATAAGTAGGCATTcctatgtgtatttatttatgaGTTTTAAggcaaatgaataaaaaattattattattatcattattgattTGCATTTCGTTCACATGACCAATTATTGGGCGGTAATTCACAGCTAAATGAAATTGAAGGAAATGTTATTAGGATGCTTGCAATTTTattcttgaaaaagattttaaaatcatttcctCTATACAGTATATCTTATTCTGAAGATAATATCTagttcaaaattaatatacacTTCGGTGCATGTACACCATcaatccaccccccccccccccccactgtcTCCGTACTGTCTCAAGAAAATTTGGTAACTTGGTATTTGACAAAGTTGTGTCTTATCTTATCTAAAAGCACTTGACCGATGGATTGCATACATGCGTATATTTATCAAATCTCGGAGATTCTACAGACCTTTCGTGTTCACTGGTATttaaagttgatattttttatttcggTAATATAGATATATCACGCAATTCTGAGTGTTTTGTGGTGCATTGAAATATTATACCACGGCTTTGATTTGAAACGCATGAAACGGgcctttaaatgaaaaatatgtgtacattgtacatattaaacatataaataagAGACCCGATCTCGACCCCAGAGATCACCTGACTTTAATACaacaatgtaaaataaaggaTGCATAggaattaagaaaattaaaacggGTAGAGGAATGGTTGGTGCTCCTCGACAAAACTCGTGGGGTTATAAaggatgaaaataaataaatgagtgTGGTATACTGACTTCttcaaactacatttattttttttattccatccAATCACTGCATGGAATAGATGAATTTTGTCACCTTTGAATTGGTAATGAAACGATTATATGTGAAAGTAGTCTTTAAGAATTTCTATTTGTTCACTATATTGTCACGttgtacattttgaatttacttgatgagtgtgaatacaaaatttacaacatgacaacagtTTTCATATGTAGATTTTATTGTACATCTCTGGCACTGGAGtgaaaaaattccaattttaaaattgttttcctcatcctaaaaatgcaaataaaaaaaattaattttctttaagatCGCATCAATTTTACACCTTTTAATCAACTTTTCTTATCCCTGGGGAGTGAAgttatctttt
Coding sequences within it:
- the LOC128166401 gene encoding disks large-associated protein 5-like isoform X2; amino-acid sequence: MMEKTGKSSEFSAAYKLKSGSSLKKKDARLHRRSIEWKSLRGEEVDKRRNLKNLSPLQEIKENQHLCSMYKDKTPTKPNKGGKPNDMREKLKRWREEKALKKKMDAQEKAKKKPFIIKHAVPTENINPSAVKREVADPSKSKSNTMPLQPKPQNKETRANKSATVSKKQSSSIMQKESSAKKSIGKPVTERVTRSTNSRSAVQNGGKQLKDKAGSCKKSASKKGKASTVDLRKVSTARGMSFAPDEFAFTAPNNLASFVFKPLSPASCENFLFSNNPDETAAFVATDAGRCSTPKKERAGSKMTSSDEEKTGKKSQDKKNDESRAETSIEMTKTRRQTRSQTKSISSRNDSLSIMDISKNESRSGARKSSNQRMSSSSPSKQTSSKTPSRSRKSLRSGSTASVEEGARKRSSSRELPSRSRSRKRSRSQEDRGTEKRRKSRRSVSINTRGNVQVDLITSPEQQPKSPENTENIMETDNKENTVEEEEKSVGPNEPHDPADDEMDSNRSVKLSNHSLTVEVTEKHSPGSTLKARTSIGTKDGLENIKKVPSPSVENTEALNNRPAKNRKTTRRSLNPVPKMSDDTKELAAEVEEMEENLEVFEEEPSSTPKRKSRRSIRLRPDFAEIPESFASGDKENAKPSRPTRRSVAVVDGFKLPSESLSAKRSKPKQRRHTLHIAKSPEEWVEILKSSPMVEMSRRTPKQKSPVSRLPALDLELDLDDLNLPPKEDIQSDLDISKVIMANLSAEEADLCPDKAAVEPMEVNSSDQAVEQVDTAQTQDQCPASTSSGEQLDEEHDVKYFRNLVISETDKFNVMCEKWETINTRELTEEVQGQIRTVIGQAQLIISQRFKQFSGLVDDCEFKLGEKETTCTDLQGFWDMIYFQVEDVDKKFEDLQKQREAGWVKKSPEPVKKVVKKKNVNKPVLKKPVKSKFAAFKASLKSSAAPAQTIEHDWGLFKVTSPLRKPSYHCEAGSPKPKPAESPMPLQPRPDLSQPEEENQSQPVSGVQQNPPTIAVEDVSVVRTPKRQSYLPIIPSPLLQDCTPQPRFTRSLLKHTPLNATEDKIETPRPRRQSLRRSINLKRKSVSFMEEPEKPESPANESFSKYLQPSQCIPEESNSPVSIMDSYFSEAASKSPVLSSGGKSAKSTLKSDRRRSARRSVSFCSPLPEKDKSSSLRQPPTPHRSLVEEPDSDSDNQSDNETKFATLNVAFTPITRSTRSRPSLLYTPPDLGSPSQKSSAADVAIGTLISFSP
- the LOC128166401 gene encoding disks large-associated protein 5-like isoform X1, which gives rise to MMEKTGKSSEFSAAYKLKSGSSLKKKDARLHRRSIEWKSLRGEEVDKRRNLKNLSPLQEIKENQHLCSMYKDKTPTKPNKGGKPNDMREKLKRWREEKALKKKMDAQEKAKKKPFIIKHAVPTENINPSAVKREVADPSKSKSNTMPLQPKPQNKETRANKSATVSKKQSSSIMQKESSAKKSIGKPVTERVTRSTNSRSAVQNGGKQLKDKAGSCKKSASKKGKASTVDLRKVSTARGMSFAPDEFAFTAPNNLASFVFKPLSPASCENFLFSNNPDETAAFVATDAGRCSTPKKERAGSKMTSSDEEKTEIKGKKSQDKKNDESRAETSIEMTKTRRQTRSQTKSISSRNDSLSIMDISKNESRSGARKSSNQRMSSSSPSKQTSSKTPSRSRKSLRSGSTASVEEGARKRSSSRELPSRSRSRKRSRSQEDRGTEKRRKSRRSVSINTRGNVQVDLITSPEQQPKSPENTENIMETDNKENTVEEEEKSVGPNEPHDPADDEMDSNRSVKLSNHSLTVEVTEKHSPGSTLKARTSIGTKDGLENIKKVPSPSVENTEALNNRPAKNRKTTRRSLNPVPKMSDDTKELAAEVEEMEENLEVFEEEPSSTPKRKSRRSIRLRPDFAEIPESFASGDKENAKPSRPTRRSVAVVDGFKLPSESLSAKRSKPKQRRHTLHIAKSPEEWVEILKSSPMVEMSRRTPKQKSPVSRLPALDLELDLDDLNLPPKEDIQSDLDISKVIMANLSAEEADLCPDKAAVEPMEVNSSDQAVEQVDTAQTQDQCPASTSSGEQLDEEHDVKYFRNLVISETDKFNVMCEKWETINTRELTEEVQGQIRTVIGQAQLIISQRFKQFSGLVDDCEFKLGEKETTCTDLQGFWDMIYFQVEDVDKKFEDLQKQREAGWVKKSPEPVKKVVKKKNVNKPVLKKPVKSKFAAFKASLKSSAAPAQTIEHDWGLFKVTSPLRKPSYHCEAGSPKPKPAESPMPLQPRPDLSQPEEENQSQPVSGVQQNPPTIAVEDVSVVRTPKRQSYLPIIPSPLLQDCTPQPRFTRSLLKHTPLNATEDKIETPRPRRQSLRRSINLKRKSVSFMEEPEKPESPANESFSKYLQPSQCIPEESNSPVSIMDSYFSEAASKSPVLSSGGKSAKSTLKSDRRRSARRSVSFCSPLPEKDKSSSLRQPPTPHRSLVEEPDSDSDNQSDNETKFATLNVAFTPITRSTRSRPSLLYTPPDLGSPSQKSSAADVAIGTLISFSP